Proteins encoded by one window of Lycium barbarum isolate Lr01 chromosome 11, ASM1917538v2, whole genome shotgun sequence:
- the LOC132617023 gene encoding magnesium transporter MRS2-I-like, producing MVMMGREVVPLMDPSTVGLKKKGTGSRSWLLVDDSGQETVLDVDKYEIMHRVQIHARDLRIIDPLLSYPSTIMGRERAIVLNLEHIKAIITSEEILLRDPSDENVTPVVEELRRRLKPMDGNREDQREEKDSNVQHDIETTEEDESPFEFRALEVALEAICSFLAARTLELETAVYPALDMLTSKISSRNLDRVRKLKSQMTRLTARVQKVRDELEQLLDDDDDMADLYLSRKLAGASPVSGSGAASWFLASPTIGSKISRASRASIATVRGDENDVEELEMLLEAYFMQIDGTFNKLTTLREYIENTEDYINIQLDNHRNQLIQLELFLSSGTVCLSIYSLIAGIFGMNIPYSWNHDHGYMFKWVVIGSGIFCAVFFIFIISYARFKGLVGS from the exons atggtgatgaTGGGTCGAGAAGTGGTACCGTTAATGGATCCGAGTACCGTCGGGTTGAAGAAAAAGGGAACCGGGTCAAGGAGTTGGTTATTAgtagatgattcgggtcaggaaaCGGTTTTAGATGTTGATAAATATGAGATCATGCATCGCGTGCAAATACACGCGCGTGATTTGAGGATTATTGATCCCTTATTATCTTATCCTTCTACTATTATGGGTCGTGAAAGAGCTATTGTTCTCAATTTAGAG CATATCAAGGCTATTATTACATCTGAAGAG ATTCTTCTTCGAGATCCATCAGACGAAAATGTTACTCCTGTTGTTGAGGAACTTAGAAGGCGACTGAAACCAATGGATGGAAATCGTGAAGACCAGAGAGAGGAAAAAGATTCGAATGTTCAGCATGATATTGAAACAACTGAAGAAGATG AGTCTCCATTTGAATTCCGAGCTCTAGAGGTTGCTTTGGAAGCCATCTGCAGTTTCCTTGCTGCTCGCACATTAGAATTGGAAACTGCTGTTTACCCTGCTTTAGATATGCTAACATCAAAG ATTAGTAGCCGTAATCTGGATAGAGTGCGGAAATTAAAGAGTCAAATGACACGGTTGACTGCTCGTGTACAAAAG GTGAGAGATGAGCTTGAGCAACTtctggatgatgatgatgacatggCTGACCTTTATTTGTCCAGAAAATTGGCTGGTGCATCACCTGTAAGTGGATCAGGTGCAGCCAGTTGGTTTCTTGCCTCACCTACCATTGGCTCAAAGATATCTAGGGCTAGTAGAGCAAGTATTGCAACAGTTCGGGGGGATGAGAATGATGTTGAAGAGCTTGAAATGTTATTGGAG GCTTACTTCATGCAAATTGATGGCACATTTAATAAACTAACTACG CTACGAGAATATATTGAAAACACAGAAGATTACATAAACATTCAG CTGGACAATCATCGAAATCAGCTCATTCAG TTAGAACTCTTTCTCAGTTCAGGAACCGTGTGTTTGTCTATCTACTCTTTGATTGCTGGAATTTTTGGGATGAACATCCCATATTCTTGGAATCATGATCATGGCTACATGTTTAAATGG GTGGTAATCGGTAGTGGCATCTTTTGTGCCGTGTTTTTCATATTTATAATCTCTTACGCTCGCTTCAAAGGGCTTGTTGGATCGTGA
- the LOC132616534 gene encoding protein transport protein SEC23 G: protein MDFVELEAIEGLRWSWNSWPLTKSQNSSLIIPLSIMCTPLMHFNELPILPYDPLICSQCNAVLNPYARVDYQSRIWVCPFCGRKNPFPKSGHGINENNIPAELFPTYSTVEYHLGKKGLAQNPNLSSNFGNSSFSDHLGKKGLAQDSNSRSNFGSSSFSGLDLGKKGLAQNPNFGNSSFSDHLGKKGLAQNSNSSSNFGNSLLLSKIPSFSCSSSGLDLGEKGLAQNPNSSSNLGNVSFSGSLSGLSGQGLGPTYSTVEDHLGKKGLAQNSNSSSSFGNVSLLSGSSSGFDLGPAFVFVVDGCTSDEELRVVKNELLHVIAQLPESALVGLVVFDSMVSVYDLGFGECCRVVVFHGERELSSEQTKQLLGIHRMKYQAGMVHMAPKQGFLIPLSEGEFSITSAIEDIHSSPQVMPGHRPLRATGVAVSVAVGLLEGCLVSAGSRIMIFTSGPATIGPGMIVSSDFGNAIRNQRDIGNGYAPYYKKSIEFYKKISRRLSNSSIALDLFACSLDQVGAAELRVPVESSGGFMMLTESFDSDQFRKCLRHIFSHDEVGNLKMCLDATIEIITTKDVKICGALGSCVSLQKKNGSVSDKEIGEGGTYMWKLGALTDKMCIAFFFEVGDEQKAQPSSAFFIQFITRYRYGSMGIRKRVITAARRWVPNHSPEIASGFDQEAAASVMARLAIHKAESNFSQDIVRWLDKSLIRFASKFGDYVPEDPSSFRLATNLSLFPQFMYYLRRSQFIDVFNCTPDETAFFRLLLNREGVVGSLIMIQPTLFQYSFDGPPIPVLLDICSVSPDIILLFDSYFYVVIHYGSKIAQWRKLGYHKDPSQDSFRKLLEAPEIDAEQLVSERIPVPKLIKCDQHSSQARFLLAKLNPSVTHNSTYTQGSDIMFTEELSLQVFIEHLQALAVQG from the exons ATGGATTTCGTGGAATTGGAGGCAATTGAAGGTCTACGTTGGTCATGGAACTCATGGCCATTAACAAAATCTCAAAATTCATCATTAATAATTCCATTATCAATTATGTGTACACCATTAATGCATTTTAATGAACTTCCAATATTACCATATGATCCACTTATTTGTTCTCAATGTAATGCTGTTTTAAACCCTTATGCTCGTGTTGATTATCAATCAAGAATTTGGGTTTGCCCGTTTTGTGGTCGGAAAAACCCGTTTCCTAAATCGGGTCATGGaattaatgagaataatataCCTGCTGAGCTTTTTCCTACTTATAGTACTGTTGAGTATCATTTGGGGAAAAAGGGTTTAGCTCAAAACCCTAATTTGAGTTCTAATTTTGGGAATTCGTCGTTTTCGGATCATTTGGGGAAAAAGGGTTTAGCTCAAGATTCGAATTCGAGGTCTAATTTTGGAAGTTCGTCGTTTTCGGGCTTGGATTTGGGGAAAAAGGGTTTAGCTCAAAACCCTAATTTTGGAAATTCGTCGTTTTCGGATCATTTGGGGAAAAAGGGTTTAGCTCAAAATTCGAATTCGAGCTCTAATTTTGGAAATTCGTTGTTGTTATCGAAAATTCCATCGTTTTCGTGCTCGAGTTCAGGCTTGGATTTGGGGGAAAAGGGTTTAGCTCAAAATCCGAATTCGAGCTCTAATTTAGGAAATGTGTCATTTTCGGGCTCTTTGTCCGGTTTATCGGGTCAGGGGCTTGGCCCGACGTACAGTACTGTTGAGGATCATTTGGGGAAAAAGGGTTTAGCTCAAAATTCAAATTCGAGCTCTAGTTTTGGAAATGTGTCGTTGTTATCGGGCTCTTCTTCGGGCTTCGATCTTGGCCCAGCGTTTGTGTTTGTTGTGGATGGTTGTACATCGGATGAGGAGCTTAGGGTAGTGAAAAATGAGCTACTTCATGTGATTGCTCAATTGCCTGAAAGTGCATTGGTTGGGTTGGTGGTCTTTGATTCAATGGTTAGCGTTTATGATCTTGGTTTTGGAGAGTGTTGTAGAGTTGTGGTGTTCCATGGTGAGCGTGAGCTTTCTTCTGAGCAG ACCAAGCAACTCCTGGGTATTCATCGTATGAAGTACCAAGCAGGAATGGTACATATGGCTCCAAAACAGGGATTCCTGATACCGCTATCAGAAGGGGAGTTCAGCATCACATCAGCAATTGAAGATATCCATTCTTCACCGCAGGTTATGCCAGGGCATAGACCTTTACGGGCTACAGGAGTAGCAGTATCGGTTGCTGTTGGACTACTAGAAGGATGTTTGGTCTCTGCAGGTTCACGTATCATGATCTTCACCTCAGGGCCAGCAACAATTGGCCCCGGGATGATCGTAAGCTCTGATTTTGGCAATGCCATTAGGAATCAACGAGACATTGGTAATGGTTATGCACCTTACTACAAGAAGTCCATTGAATTCTATAAGAAGATATCAAGAAGATTGTCCAATTCGTCCATCGCTCTTGATCTCTTTGCTTGTTCATTGGATCAAGTTGGAGCAGCTGAGCTTAGAGTTCCAGTCGAAAGTTCAGGGGGGTTCATGATGTTAACAGAGTCGTTTGACTCGGACCAGTTCAGAAAGTGTTTACGTCACATATTTAGCCATGACGAGGTTGGCAATTTGAAAATGTGCCTTGATGCAACTATCGAGATAATAACTACGAAGGATGTTAAAATTTGTGGGGCCCTTGGTTCATGTGTGTCTCTCCAGAAGAAGAACGGTTCAGTCAGTGACAAGGAAATCGGCGAGGGAGGTACCTATATGTGGAAATTAGGAGCACTTACTGATAAAATGTGTATTGCCTTTTTTTTTGAAGTAGGGGATGAACAGAAAGCCCAACCTAGCTCTGCATTTTTCATACAGTTCATAACACGCTATAGATATGGAAGCATGGGCATTCGTAAGAGAGTGATTACTGCTGCAAGAAGGTGGGTCCCGAACCACTCTCCGGAAATTGCTTCCGGTTTTGATCAGGAAGCAGCAGCTTCAGTAATGGCTAGGCTTGCAATTCATAAAGCAGAGAGCAATTTTTCTCAAGATATTGTCCGGTGGCTAGATAAAAGTTTGATACGTTTTGCTTCAAAGTTTGGAGATTATGTTCCGGAAGACCCCTCATCATTCCGTCTCGCAACTAATTTATCTCTTTTCCCACAGTTCATGTATTATTTAAGGAGGTCTCAGTTTATCGATGTCTTCAACTGCACCCCAGACGAGACTGCTTTTTTCCGGCTTTTGTTGAACCGTGAGGGGGTAGTTggctcacttattatgatccagCCAACCCTTTTCCAGTATTCATTTGACGGCCCCCCTATCCCAGTTCTCTTAGACATCTGCTCCGTCTCTCCGGACATTATTTTGCTCTTCGACTCCTACTTCTACGTGGTTATTCATTATGGCTCTAAGATTGCACAATGGCGTAAACTTGGTTACCACAAAGATCCCAGCCAAGACAGTTTCCGGAAACTACTAGAAGCTCCCGAGATCGATGCAGAACAATTGGTATCGGAAAGGATCCCTGTGCCAAAGCTTATAAAATGTGATCAGCATAGTAGTCAGGCTAGGTTTCTACTTGCTAAGTTGAATCCATCTGTTACACACAACTCAACTTACACGCAAGGCTCAGATATTATGTTTACTGAAGAACTGAGCTTACAAGTTTTTATTGAGCATTTGCAAGCTTTAGCAGTGCAGGGTTAA
- the LOC132618705 gene encoding auxin-responsive protein IAA4-like → MEKRLNLKATELRLGLPGSEEEFDHQQILSNSKNNKRALPESEEDESDSDYEATTPPVAKAQIVGWPPVRSYRKNTIQITTKKTEAHQESGIYVKVIMDGAPFLRKIDLKLYECYTELLKALENLFKLNIGEYSEREGYKGSEFSPAYEDKDGDLMLVGDVPWEMFMSSCKRLRIMKGSEARGLGSCGL, encoded by the exons ATGGAGAAAAGATTGAATCTTAAGGCAACTGAACTTAGATTGGGTTTGCCAGGGTCAGAGGAAGAATTTGATCACCAACAAATTCTGTCCAATTCCAAGAATAACAAAAGGGCTTTACCTGAATCTGAAGAGGATGAATCAGATTCAGATTATGAAGCCACAACACCCCCTGTTGCCAA GGCACAAATAGTGGGGTGGCCACCAGTGAGATCTTACAGGAAGAACACCATACAAATTACCACAAAGAAAACAGAAGCTCATCAAGAATCTGGAATTTATGTCAAAGTTATCATGGATGGAGCCCCTTTTCTTAGAAAAATTGATCTTAAATTGTACGAGTGTTACACTGAGCTTCTTAAGGCATTGGAGAACCTGTTCAAACTCAATATAGGTGAATATTCAGAGAGAGAAGGCTATAAAGGGTCAGAATTTTCTCCTGCTTATGAAGATAAAGATGGTGATTTGATGCTTGTTGGAGATGTTCCTTGGGA AATGTTCATGTCATCATGCAAGAGGCTGAGGATAATGAAAGGATCAGAAGCAAGAGGCTTGGGATCATGTGGACTATAA